A region from the Acyrthosiphon pisum isolate AL4f chromosome A1, pea_aphid_22Mar2018_4r6ur, whole genome shotgun sequence genome encodes:
- the LOC100159627 gene encoding uncharacterized protein LOC100159627 isoform X1 encodes MRQDPIMPPGVAVSPSSISSGYAACSLINVDRTDQQQALRENFPENMDSHMGISSSSSSSSSSSSSSSSSSSASSGESAELSDKDQLQVQSCYKGLKTQVYVCGSMANLYVHNSSPEGSWDLKFTGIPVVLYDSGETRSRDKPRIQILLVERGTCFALWRDTIDNLTSYKVSSQGFHTMCLSTDHTQLIGLSFDCSEAAQQLWSHIDRLTSDPENIRLSGPGNRSKSARKQKHRPAPVRRLPDKSHISTPCCFEHITNVEVSDRSRYLSLQSLVPTPAMVPLDAP; translated from the exons GATCCAATCATGCCACCTGGCGTTGCAGTGTCCCCAAGTTCGATTTCATCAGGATATGCAGCTTGTTCATTGATCAACGTGGACAGAACAGATCAGCAACAAGCTCTCCGTGAAAATTTCCCGGAAAATATGGATTCACATATGGGAATTAGTAGCAGTAGTAGTAGCAGTAGCAGCAGCAGTAGTagtagcagcagcagcagcagcgcTAGCAGTGGGGAGAGTGCTGAACTTTCAGACAAAGATCAACTTCAGGTGCAATCCTGTTACAAAGGCCTAAAAACACAG GTGTACGTGTGCGGATCGATGGCCAACTTGTACGTGCACAACTCGTCTCCGGAAGGCAGCTGGGACCTGAAGTTCACCGGGATCCCGGTTGTGCTGTACGACAGCGGGGAGACTAGGTCCAGAGACAAGCCCCGCATCCAGATACTTCTCGTGGAGCGCGGCACGTGTTTCGCCCTGTGGCGGGACACGATCGACAACTTGACCTCGTACAAGGTGTCCAGCCAGGGGTTCCACACCATGTGCTTGTCGACCGACCACACCCAGCTGATCGGATTGAGCTTCGACTGTTCGGAAGCCGCCCAGCAGCTGTGGTCGCACATCGACCGGCTCACTTCCGACCCGGAGAACATCCGGCTGTCCGGCCCCGGAAACCGGTCGAAGAGCGCCAGGAAACAGAAGCACAGACCGGCGCCTGTCCGCCGGCTTCCGGACAAGTCGCACATATCCACACCGTGCTGCTTCGAGCACATCACCAACGTCGAAGTATCCGACCGGTCCAGATACTTGTCTCTGCAAAGTCTCGTGCCAACTCCGGCGATGGTGCCGCTTGACGCCCCTTGA
- the LOC100159627 gene encoding uncharacterized protein LOC100159627 isoform X2, whose protein sequence is MPPGVAVSPSSISSGYAACSLINVDRTDQQQALRENFPENMDSHMGISSSSSSSSSSSSSSSSSSSASSGESAELSDKDQLQVQSCYKGLKTQVYVCGSMANLYVHNSSPEGSWDLKFTGIPVVLYDSGETRSRDKPRIQILLVERGTCFALWRDTIDNLTSYKVSSQGFHTMCLSTDHTQLIGLSFDCSEAAQQLWSHIDRLTSDPENIRLSGPGNRSKSARKQKHRPAPVRRLPDKSHISTPCCFEHITNVEVSDRSRYLSLQSLVPTPAMVPLDAP, encoded by the exons ATGCCACCTGGCGTTGCAGTGTCCCCAAGTTCGATTTCATCAGGATATGCAGCTTGTTCATTGATCAACGTGGACAGAACAGATCAGCAACAAGCTCTCCGTGAAAATTTCCCGGAAAATATGGATTCACATATGGGAATTAGTAGCAGTAGTAGTAGCAGTAGCAGCAGCAGTAGTagtagcagcagcagcagcagcgcTAGCAGTGGGGAGAGTGCTGAACTTTCAGACAAAGATCAACTTCAGGTGCAATCCTGTTACAAAGGCCTAAAAACACAG GTGTACGTGTGCGGATCGATGGCCAACTTGTACGTGCACAACTCGTCTCCGGAAGGCAGCTGGGACCTGAAGTTCACCGGGATCCCGGTTGTGCTGTACGACAGCGGGGAGACTAGGTCCAGAGACAAGCCCCGCATCCAGATACTTCTCGTGGAGCGCGGCACGTGTTTCGCCCTGTGGCGGGACACGATCGACAACTTGACCTCGTACAAGGTGTCCAGCCAGGGGTTCCACACCATGTGCTTGTCGACCGACCACACCCAGCTGATCGGATTGAGCTTCGACTGTTCGGAAGCCGCCCAGCAGCTGTGGTCGCACATCGACCGGCTCACTTCCGACCCGGAGAACATCCGGCTGTCCGGCCCCGGAAACCGGTCGAAGAGCGCCAGGAAACAGAAGCACAGACCGGCGCCTGTCCGCCGGCTTCCGGACAAGTCGCACATATCCACACCGTGCTGCTTCGAGCACATCACCAACGTCGAAGTATCCGACCGGTCCAGATACTTGTCTCTGCAAAGTCTCGTGCCAACTCCGGCGATGGTGCCGCTTGACGCCCCTTGA